From a region of the Zingiber officinale cultivar Zhangliang chromosome 4B, Zo_v1.1, whole genome shotgun sequence genome:
- the LOC121977692 gene encoding geranylgeranyl pyrophosphate synthase 7, chloroplastic-like has protein sequence MAYAFVCFPAFAQVTISCSSPSWGVAARPRRLLPAVRCASSAPEAVAHETDLFDLKRYMAEKARRVDDSLDRALPLRHPERLLASMRYSLLAPGKRVRPVLTLAACELVGGEESTAMPFACAVEMLHVMSLVHDDLPCIDNDELRRGRPSNHVVFGEGVAVMAGDALHCFAFAHAAEATAGVPPMRVLRAVAELGKATGAEGLLAGQVVDIECEGKEVGLEVLEYIHLHKTARLLEAAVACGGIIGGAEEEEVERLRRYGRTVGLLFQVVDDVLDVTRTSEELGKTAGKDLAKGKTTYPKLMGLEKARLLAEELAAKAEEELQGFDRNRARPLRHLARFIAHRHN, from the coding sequence ATGGCTTACGCCTTTGTTTGCTTCCCGGCTTTTGCTCAGGTGACGATTTCTTGCTCGTCTCCGTCGTGGGGCGTCGCCGCTCGCCCGCGCCGCCTCCTGCCGGCAGTCAGATGCGCCTCCTCTGCTCCTGAGGCGGTGGCTCACGAGACCGACCTGTTCGACCTGAAGCGGTACATGGCCGAGAAGGCCCGGCGCGTGGACGATTCCCTCGACCGCGCGCTGCCGCTCCGACACCCGGAGCGGCTCCTCGCCTCCATGCGCTACTCCCTCCTGGCCCCCGGAAAGCGCGTCCGCCCGGTGCTGACGCTCGCCGCCTGCGAGCTGGTCGGCGGAGAGGAATCCACCGCCATGCCCTTCGCCTGCGCCGTCGAGATGCTCCACGTCATGTCGCTCGTCCACGACGACCTGCCGTGCATCGACAACGACGAACTCCGGCGCGGGCGCCCCTCCAACCACGTGGTCTTCGGGGAGGGCGTCGCCGTGATGGCGGGCGATGCTCTGCACTGCTTCGCCTTCGCGCACGCGGCGGAGGCCACGGCGGGGGTCCCGCCGATGCGGGTCCTCCGGGCGGTGGCGGAGCTGGGAAAGGCGACGGGGGCGGAGGGGTTACTGGCGGGGCAGGTCGTGGACATCGAGTGCGAGGGTAAGGAGGTGGGACTGGAGGTGCTGGAGTACATCCACCTGCACAAGACGGCGAGGCTGCTGGAGGCCGCGGTGGCGTGCGGGGGAATCATTGGCGGcgcggaggaggaagaggtggagaGGCTGAGGAGGTACGGGCGGACGGTGGGTCTTCTGTTCCAGGTGGTGGACGACGTGCTGGACGTGACGAGGACGTCGGAGGAGCTGGGGAAGACGGCCGGGAAGGACTTGGCGAAAGGGAAGACGACGTACCCGAAGCTGATGGGGTTGGAGAAGGCGCGATTACTGGCGGAGGAGCTGGCGGCGAAGGCGGAGGAGGAACTGCAGGGGTTCGACAGGAACAGAGCGCGGCCGCTGCGCCACCTCGCCCGCTTCATCGCCCACCGCCACAACTGA